Proteins encoded together in one Candidatus Bathyarchaeota archaeon window:
- a CDS encoding glycosyltransferase has product MRVFSVFFHPDPSVSAVGGAEKRFVETLKVLRRQKEVEITVIEPKPSLLAGFGVCCKKHELTSHVSALGGGWPGIYLGWIVWILRTCVRCLPIIRGQKYDVILAPNNTVPNLIPAFFVHCVSHLPLCVIVHHIDLISADAQPSFSMAYHMYRKTGFGKLTSFSKALAFLVILAVLRRCDVCITVSNSTARALVNNGVPEERVYVSGNGVNIRYIDSFKFGGRKSYDGVFVGRISKEKGVFDLVAAWRKIVDVKNNARLLFIGSGPDIHEVRRAVEELGLERNVIVKGRCVDMEMYTLMKASKVFVFPSVFEGWGLAVAEALACGLPVVCYDVPALREVFGKCRSVFLTPTKDVEKLAATVLEVLNMNETRKLAEASKKYVRHFNWKRVAMRDLQVMNSCCRH; this is encoded by the coding sequence ATGCGCGTCTTCAGTGTGTTTTTCCATCCAGATCCGTCAGTAAGTGCTGTAGGTGGAGCTGAGAAAAGGTTTGTTGAAACTTTGAAGGTCTTAAGGAGGCAAAAAGAAGTTGAGATAACTGTTATAGAGCCAAAGCCTTCTCTGTTAGCTGGATTTGGAGTTTGCTGCAAAAAACACGAACTCACTAGCCACGTTTCTGCTCTTGGGGGTGGGTGGCCCGGAATTTATTTGGGGTGGATTGTGTGGATCTTGAGAACATGTGTCAGATGTTTGCCTATTATTCGTGGTCAAAAGTATGATGTAATACTTGCCCCAAACAACACGGTGCCCAATCTTATTCCTGCTTTCTTCGTCCATTGCGTGTCCCATCTGCCGTTATGTGTCATCGTCCATCACATAGACCTCATCTCAGCCGATGCCCAACCAAGTTTTTCCATGGCTTATCATATGTATAGGAAGACAGGTTTCGGCAAGCTCACTTCCTTCTCTAAAGCCTTAGCGTTCCTTGTAATCCTCGCGGTGTTAAGGCGTTGTGATGTTTGTATAACAGTTTCAAATTCCACAGCGAGAGCCCTAGTAAACAACGGAGTGCCTGAGGAGAGGGTTTACGTAAGTGGGAACGGTGTCAACATAAGGTACATCGACAGCTTCAAGTTTGGAGGCAGAAAATCCTACGATGGAGTCTTCGTTGGCAGGATCAGCAAGGAGAAAGGCGTCTTTGACTTAGTTGCTGCTTGGCGTAAAATCGTCGACGTGAAGAACAATGCTCGACTTCTTTTTATCGGCAGTGGACCGGACATTCACGAAGTTAGGCGTGCAGTTGAAGAGCTCGGTCTGGAGAGGAACGTTATAGTCAAGGGTCGTTGCGTCGATATGGAGATGTACACCTTGATGAAGGCGAGTAAGGTGTTTGTTTTTCCAAGCGTATTTGAAGGTTGGGGCTTGGCCGTTGCCGAGGCTTTAGCGTGTGGTTTACCCGTTGTATGCTATGATGTACCTGCCTTACGCGAAGTTTTCGGCAAATGTCGCAGCGTCTTTCTCACACCAACGAAAGACGTCGAGAAACTTGCGGCGACAGTTTTAGAAGTTCTTAACATGAATGAAACCAGGAAACTAGCTGAAGCCTCGAAAAAATATGTTAGGCATTTCAATTGGAAGAGGGTTGCGATGAGAGACTTGCAGGTAATGAATTCTTGCTGCCGTCACTGA
- a CDS encoding discoidin domain-containing protein translates to MPTVGRLKETLHTKYARIVIDFSVITIVAVVIFRNLLFSGDWPAGNDVLGWISRAYLFGKDLRWIYVWRPHAFGFVEGINLMDLFLMLIYAVFKDAAATIRVLLFSSFLTAGFSMYAFSYRYTGHHVAALSASLVYTLNQWFFSQFTEGHAGLIFSYAFAPLVFLLLDKALKSGKIKDVFLLAISLSILMTGFHPESMVIYWIFLNVFILFYLIFPTKSNSLRKRFRRVLKIALPVGVTVFLLSAFLLWPLIFNTAPIYFSPRYRYSLEEARGWSHVDVAEAFTLRAVESGGYIRVVDVYSGLSYSDFPIYVFLLFLFLISYCTVFLRWDRYTAFFMMSALVCVFISKGPNPPFGNLFTWAWFNVPFFSILRAPPRLDMMTAFSHSFFVSILVVYLAKYIQKGRHLKISKLFFRLEQKISAKTKEVYVPFDFLNKVAKRFYKFSWYLALMILVSVFLSGFLSSWFFFSQGLQIYTPPKSYLEPYEWIAQQTGEYKIVTVSRSPEEWVEFPGARTDFGFPRMLTDIGWGHDIGYDSSFIHDKPVLQDGGWALLSHAFVDHLRLRLANDYMTDDLLKMLGTFNHKYVVLAPYASANMRNFFLNQQGARTIYNQSGSLIIMNDYYTPHLFATTNYDVVVGGLQSFSSLSKIDSFALNQNALIFANQLDKSALFDRTINSEALIFVDSNFLDMVMLSLKDYVNLVYAAEYGVPSTNVTKYWVPTSWWRNIGGFAMGGEVLTTRGKASISIPIRVDADEAYDIWIRVGFAPERGKLSISVDNALVGEIRPPADNWVGLKWMNVTRLSLRSGNHVITFINDGTGFNDIDSIAIVETSQFQSRMNEVFDILNSSEGRLVYILEAENNFSPLHSGWSRTMIPYSGVVLHSDGEGPNVSSLGKASASSLEKEDLKAQAANDGNLDTRWASSKGMPQWLQIEWTSPQELTGVQIFFERAYAEDYVIQTWNGTNWVDQVYVKGNNLLERFHMFQQTVETTKLRVYVTSAPAFDMVSIWELETYSTSSASARVFIPREGNYMFAARVASGPDYGTLNVKVNGLTTLINCSDSEAVFNWHEFGPIYLNAGEQTISISSIGKVDVDELVFYSLKENENAVSLDQLFESNAIPPSLSYEKVSPVKYNIHVNSSEPFLLIFSDSHHPLWKAYVDDLEVSPTIAYSFVNGFFINKTGSFDVTLYFTGQTYADLGLRTSGVTLVVVLAILVTPSKVFKRLKHYIRQRARAQK, encoded by the coding sequence ATGCCAACAGTCGGACGATTGAAAGAGACTCTTCACACGAAATATGCACGCATTGTGATCGATTTTTCCGTAATTACCATTGTGGCTGTTGTGATTTTTCGCAATTTACTTTTTTCTGGAGACTGGCCAGCGGGAAACGATGTTCTTGGGTGGATTTCCAGGGCATACTTGTTTGGAAAAGATTTGCGATGGATCTATGTGTGGCGTCCTCATGCGTTCGGTTTCGTTGAGGGTATAAACCTTATGGATCTCTTCTTAATGCTAATATACGCCGTGTTCAAAGATGCCGCGGCTACAATTAGGGTGCTTTTGTTTTCTTCATTTCTGACAGCTGGCTTTTCGATGTACGCTTTTAGTTATCGCTACACTGGTCATCATGTAGCTGCTCTTTCTGCCTCCTTGGTGTATACTTTAAATCAATGGTTTTTCTCCCAGTTTACCGAAGGACACGCTGGTTTGATATTCAGTTATGCCTTTGCTCCACTAGTTTTTTTGCTTTTAGACAAAGCACTTAAAAGTGGAAAGATCAAAGATGTCTTCCTTCTAGCAATTAGTCTATCGATTCTCATGACTGGTTTTCATCCGGAATCCATGGTCATCTATTGGATTTTTCTTAATGTATTCATTTTGTTCTATCTTATATTTCCGACGAAGTCCAATAGTCTTCGCAAACGCTTTAGACGTGTGCTCAAAATAGCATTGCCCGTTGGAGTCACTGTTTTTCTTTTGTCTGCGTTTTTGCTTTGGCCTCTTATTTTCAACACGGCCCCAATATACTTTTCACCTCGATATAGATATTCTTTGGAAGAAGCCAGAGGATGGAGCCACGTAGATGTGGCAGAAGCTTTCACCTTAAGAGCCGTCGAAAGTGGTGGATATATTCGTGTAGTGGATGTTTATTCTGGGCTAAGTTATTCTGACTTTCCAATCTATGTCTTTTTGCTGTTTCTCTTCTTGATCTCGTACTGTACTGTATTCCTTCGTTGGGACAGGTATACCGCTTTCTTTATGATGTCGGCTTTGGTTTGCGTGTTCATATCTAAAGGTCCCAATCCTCCATTTGGAAACCTTTTCACTTGGGCATGGTTTAACGTACCTTTCTTCTCGATTTTACGTGCGCCCCCAAGATTGGATATGATGACCGCTTTCAGCCACTCGTTTTTTGTTTCCATCTTGGTTGTCTATCTAGCAAAATACATCCAAAAAGGAAGACACTTGAAGATAAGTAAATTGTTTTTCAGGCTTGAGCAGAAAATTAGTGCTAAGACCAAGGAAGTTTACGTTCCTTTTGACTTCTTAAACAAAGTTGCAAAACGTTTTTACAAATTTTCATGGTATTTAGCCTTGATGATATTAGTCTCGGTCTTTCTGAGTGGCTTCTTGTCGTCTTGGTTCTTTTTTAGTCAAGGCTTACAGATCTACACTCCTCCTAAAAGCTACTTAGAACCCTATGAATGGATTGCTCAGCAAACTGGGGAATACAAAATAGTTACAGTAAGTCGAAGTCCGGAGGAGTGGGTGGAATTTCCGGGGGCTAGGACCGATTTTGGTTTTCCCCGGATGCTTACTGATATAGGGTGGGGGCATGATATCGGCTACGACAGTTCTTTTATCCACGACAAACCAGTACTGCAAGACGGTGGTTGGGCCCTCCTATCTCACGCCTTTGTTGATCATTTACGACTTCGGCTAGCAAATGATTACATGACGGACGATCTCTTGAAAATGCTGGGAACATTTAATCATAAATACGTTGTTTTAGCACCATATGCTAGCGCAAATATGCGAAATTTCTTCTTGAACCAGCAAGGCGCTCGTACGATCTACAATCAAAGTGGTTCACTTATCATTATGAACGATTATTACACTCCACACTTATTTGCAACGACTAATTATGACGTTGTTGTAGGAGGATTACAAAGTTTTTCCTCCTTAAGTAAAATAGATTCCTTCGCCTTGAACCAGAATGCACTTATCTTTGCAAATCAGCTTGACAAGTCCGCGCTTTTTGATAGGACCATTAACTCTGAAGCTTTGATTTTTGTTGATAGCAATTTTTTAGACATGGTTATGTTGTCTTTGAAAGATTATGTAAACTTAGTCTATGCTGCGGAATATGGTGTCCCTAGCACAAATGTTACGAAATACTGGGTTCCAACCTCTTGGTGGAGGAATATTGGAGGATTCGCGATGGGTGGAGAGGTACTAACGACGCGTGGAAAAGCCAGCATTAGCATTCCCATCAGGGTAGATGCGGATGAAGCTTACGATATTTGGATCAGAGTTGGGTTTGCGCCTGAGCGCGGGAAATTAAGCATTTCGGTGGATAATGCACTAGTAGGAGAAATTCGTCCCCCCGCGGATAACTGGGTGGGACTTAAGTGGATGAACGTTACGCGGCTAAGTTTAAGAAGTGGCAACCACGTGATAACATTCATAAACGATGGCACAGGCTTCAATGATATCGACAGTATCGCAATTGTTGAGACATCGCAGTTTCAATCTCGAATGAACGAAGTGTTTGACATTTTGAACAGCTCTGAAGGCAGACTTGTTTACATACTTGAAGCTGAAAACAATTTTTCTCCCCTCCACAGCGGGTGGTCTCGGACTATGATCCCCTACAGCGGTGTTGTACTTCATTCTGACGGGGAAGGACCAAATGTATCATCATTAGGGAAAGCTTCAGCTAGTTCATTAGAAAAAGAAGACCTTAAAGCACAAGCAGCCAATGATGGAAACCTTGATACAAGGTGGGCATCATCAAAGGGCATGCCACAATGGTTACAGATAGAGTGGACAAGTCCCCAAGAGTTAACAGGTGTTCAAATATTCTTCGAGAGAGCTTATGCAGAGGACTACGTCATACAAACGTGGAACGGTACAAATTGGGTAGATCAGGTTTATGTGAAAGGGAACAATTTACTTGAACGCTTCCACATGTTTCAACAAACCGTAGAAACCACAAAATTGCGTGTCTACGTGACCTCTGCTCCCGCCTTTGATATGGTGAGTATATGGGAACTTGAAACGTACAGCACTTCTTCGGCGTCAGCTAGGGTTTTCATACCTCGTGAGGGTAATTACATGTTCGCGGCACGAGTGGCTTCGGGACCAGATTATGGAACTCTAAACGTGAAAGTAAATGGTCTGACCACTCTAATCAATTGCTCCGACTCTGAAGCCGTGTTTAATTGGCATGAATTTGGACCAATATACCTGAATGCTGGTGAACAAACGATAAGTATCAGCAGTATTGGAAAAGTTGATGTTGACGAATTAGTTTTTTATTCTCTTAAAGAAAACGAGAACGCTGTTTCTCTAGATCAGTTGTTCGAATCTAACGCTATTCCCCCGTCTTTAAGCTACGAAAAGGTAAGCCCCGTCAAATACAATATTCACGTCAACAGTAGCGAACCCTTTCTTCTCATATTTTCCGACTCACACCACCCACTTTGGAAAGCATACGTAGACGACCTTGAAGTGTCGCCTACCATCGCATACTCGTTTGTCAATGGATTTTTCATCAACAAAACAGGGAGTTTCGATGTCACACTATACTTCACTGGACAAACATACGCTGACTTGGGATTAAGAACATCAGGAGTCACACTTGTCGTGGTACTAGCAATTCTAGTAACTCCATCCAAAGTTTTCAAACGTTTAAAACACTATATAAGACAGCGCGCCCGCGCGCAGAAATAA
- a CDS encoding VWA domain-containing protein, whose protein sequence is MNNRLVGTAISMIIVIMMSTFIPTLATVETGQHDDDWYMTVNGVLDSDYYTLYPYDTPSFESLNIGFSKYGELIGSDPSVPPDDVPPATSEEWVGLDLGGRDPFANPDVPMERWINGWMIDIEYIHTSPVIDPDRHVWAMALFSDGGDWGYDWIQTDDPTSAPYGGRKTNTRVETDDIKVIYDGPRRFVAQMRNQIWDQEPGLPDWPVVNLTITIDFNKVKHQVKLIKDIKLTIPSKDLDGRMNVEFSEREEWDLGPKPSFYSYAHLYEEILETCYGTEWHLANEILRHWEGYKYGDYGTTYSLQEFISPLPKTPVASGYEKVYIAGELMRPPSDYLIDYEKGVIAFTDVVEGWQKIEVICKYVDKPEFPHLYDLAQFISADMQYVGWSAYWPVLSQFTVDGWDKALEKLINIKIADGASEPFIPFMIAQWDFLLDPADIPQYRVVDVKGVTNYHNAEDMQMGAGYGNVVDAEVMYQLNEIFNPWDLRQAAHKETMRWVEFFTGDGVTQFFYLDNAPVVVDSFWTYNGFPERVLLNGVLQHRDHPQTREESYINIHREYALVVDRAGVGSIYFYTPPPKGAVIKVLYSTRETIVAPGELVQLGLTLDSSGSISSGDFAIMLNGTAKAVRNNLPHDGTVELTVVQFGSAASLEVTPTVITQANFESVATTIESITKGGGSTAMAAGLNLTWFEMKNSPNAAIATKQIINLATDGDPNVLLPINFTTGNAYDDVTLIRNNAASEAPYLDELDAEAIGLGPDVTWMRDGVVWPQPGTIAPPHDAGWVEHVADADAFAEAIVHKFEIIIPPPKGRYEWAIVGRDSRATDSAGASMVTAAFKNKGIELGLSGLDMKDNSFGPRIPYVHTFFTGDGTVREGYYDMLMRTALKDDYCRTWPVASSNIITVGGPAANLDSEYWNDFTDAFMTGPPYGEWAKYGIYLPSSWDYYMRYAMPPGNGWGFGIVSTYKDLNGTVGFIAWGWTGEDTYFITKWLHDGGLIELQDMNPCATTVFLYVDYTYHTPRTYVGRTLGTISEKPQHLDP, encoded by the coding sequence TTGAACAATAGATTAGTCGGAACAGCAATCTCTATGATAATCGTTATAATGATGAGCACATTTATTCCAACGCTTGCAACGGTGGAAACCGGACAACATGATGACGACTGGTATATGACTGTTAATGGTGTATTGGACAGCGACTACTACACGCTCTATCCCTACGACACTCCGTCTTTCGAGTCTTTAAACATAGGCTTCTCCAAGTACGGGGAACTGATCGGCTCTGATCCATCAGTGCCACCCGATGACGTTCCTCCCGCAACTTCGGAGGAGTGGGTTGGCTTAGATTTAGGTGGACGTGACCCCTTCGCTAACCCTGATGTGCCAATGGAACGATGGATCAACGGATGGATGATAGACATCGAATACATCCACACTTCGCCAGTCATCGACCCAGACAGACACGTCTGGGCCATGGCACTGTTCTCTGACGGTGGAGACTGGGGATACGACTGGATACAGACGGACGACCCAACCTCAGCACCATACGGCGGTAGAAAAACCAACACAAGAGTTGAGACAGATGACATAAAAGTCATCTACGATGGTCCAAGAAGATTCGTTGCCCAGATGAGGAATCAAATCTGGGACCAAGAACCAGGACTCCCAGACTGGCCTGTCGTTAACCTGACAATCACAATCGACTTTAACAAGGTTAAGCACCAAGTGAAGTTGATCAAGGACATAAAGCTCACCATACCATCCAAGGATCTCGACGGACGGATGAACGTAGAATTCAGCGAACGCGAAGAATGGGACCTCGGACCAAAGCCGAGCTTCTACAGCTACGCCCACCTCTACGAAGAAATACTGGAAACTTGCTATGGAACGGAATGGCACTTAGCGAATGAGATACTGAGACATTGGGAAGGATACAAATATGGTGACTACGGAACGACGTATTCCTTGCAGGAGTTCATTTCGCCTCTGCCAAAGACGCCTGTAGCCAGCGGCTACGAGAAAGTCTACATTGCCGGAGAGCTAATGAGACCCCCATCAGACTACCTCATCGACTATGAAAAAGGCGTGATAGCGTTCACCGACGTCGTTGAAGGCTGGCAAAAGATCGAGGTGATCTGCAAATACGTTGACAAACCAGAGTTTCCACACCTCTATGACTTAGCACAGTTCATCTCTGCAGACATGCAGTACGTGGGATGGTCAGCTTACTGGCCTGTCCTGTCCCAATTCACTGTTGACGGCTGGGACAAGGCACTGGAGAAACTCATAAACATAAAAATCGCTGACGGCGCAAGCGAACCGTTCATACCCTTCATGATCGCTCAATGGGACTTCCTGCTAGACCCTGCAGATATACCTCAATACAGAGTCGTAGACGTCAAAGGAGTCACAAACTACCACAACGCTGAAGACATGCAGATGGGCGCAGGCTACGGCAACGTAGTCGACGCAGAAGTCATGTACCAACTCAACGAAATCTTCAACCCGTGGGACTTGAGACAAGCAGCTCACAAAGAAACAATGAGATGGGTAGAATTCTTCACTGGAGACGGAGTTACACAATTCTTCTACTTGGACAATGCTCCAGTCGTGGTTGACAGCTTCTGGACTTACAACGGGTTCCCCGAAAGAGTACTACTCAACGGCGTACTTCAACACAGAGACCACCCACAGACCAGGGAAGAAAGCTACATAAACATCCACAGAGAATACGCCCTTGTGGTTGATCGCGCCGGAGTAGGCTCGATATACTTCTACACGCCGCCACCTAAGGGCGCGGTGATAAAAGTACTGTACTCCACTAGGGAAACAATCGTCGCCCCCGGTGAACTGGTACAATTGGGACTTACCCTTGACAGCTCAGGAAGCATCAGTTCCGGTGACTTTGCCATCATGCTTAACGGCACCGCAAAAGCCGTGCGGAACAACTTGCCCCACGACGGAACAGTAGAACTGACTGTAGTTCAGTTCGGCAGTGCAGCAAGTCTAGAAGTCACCCCAACTGTAATCACCCAAGCCAACTTTGAAAGCGTGGCAACTACGATCGAAAGCATAACTAAGGGAGGCGGCAGTACCGCAATGGCAGCTGGCCTTAACTTGACATGGTTCGAAATGAAAAACTCGCCAAACGCCGCAATAGCCACGAAGCAAATAATCAACTTAGCCACCGACGGAGACCCCAACGTTCTGCTCCCGATCAACTTCACCACTGGCAATGCATACGACGACGTTACGTTGATTCGCAACAATGCGGCAAGCGAAGCCCCCTATCTGGACGAGTTAGATGCAGAAGCAATCGGATTAGGCCCAGACGTCACCTGGATGCGAGACGGAGTTGTTTGGCCTCAGCCAGGCACCATCGCACCGCCACACGACGCAGGATGGGTGGAGCATGTTGCAGACGCCGACGCATTCGCTGAAGCGATAGTTCACAAATTCGAGATCATAATTCCGCCGCCGAAAGGACGCTACGAATGGGCCATAGTGGGCCGCGACTCAAGAGCAACTGACTCAGCAGGCGCATCCATGGTCACAGCAGCCTTCAAGAACAAAGGAATCGAGCTCGGCCTCAGCGGACTAGACATGAAAGACAACAGTTTCGGGCCACGAATCCCATACGTGCACACCTTCTTCACAGGCGACGGAACAGTACGTGAAGGCTACTACGACATGCTGATGCGAACAGCGTTGAAAGACGACTACTGCCGCACCTGGCCAGTAGCCAGCAGCAACATAATCACCGTAGGCGGACCCGCAGCCAACTTAGACTCAGAATACTGGAACGACTTCACAGACGCCTTCATGACAGGACCACCATACGGTGAATGGGCCAAATATGGAATCTACCTGCCTAGCTCATGGGACTACTACATGCGATATGCAATGCCACCTGGCAACGGTTGGGGATTCGGAATAGTTTCAACGTACAAAGACTTGAACGGCACAGTCGGCTTCATCGCCTGGGGATGGACCGGAGAAGACACCTACTTCATAACCAAATGGCTACATGATGGCGGTCTCATAGAATTGCAAGACATGAATCCATGCGCAACAACAGTCTTCCTATACGTCGACTACACATATCACACTCCGAGAACATACGTGGGAAGAACATTAGGCACGATAAGCGAGAAACCTCAACATCTAGACCCATAG
- a CDS encoding FkbM family methyltransferase: protein MPDLPIIARKQTFRPYDFSKTRVCRVAQGNCALFPLFCRKYLNVAMLAIRMERLEKLKLAHARLKILKHWLESKRNGISMKEVLQNVLGRTYTMKAKSVIKKMNQAEAFLEVVFKDFEYPLYYPIEMPITSLYQVIAEVFYSNDWHYYEIEQTKVSREDTVIDCGAGEGLFSLLVARRCSKVYAIEPLPRFVQAMKLSFSKFSNANIIPCALADYEGEGKLSQMSISSSLAMLGDNTITIRINTVDNLFFEKGIKVDYIKADVEGYELEMLRGASNTIKSFDPKIAITTYHRDEHAKEISRFLKGINPNYKIKLKGLHARGTYVVLHAWIG, encoded by the coding sequence GTGCCTGATCTGCCGATTATTGCTAGAAAACAAACATTTAGACCTTATGATTTTTCTAAAACAAGAGTTTGTCGCGTAGCACAGGGCAACTGCGCGCTGTTCCCCCTGTTCTGCAGAAAGTATTTAAATGTTGCAATGCTCGCAATTCGTATGGAACGCCTTGAAAAACTGAAACTGGCACATGCACGATTGAAGATTTTGAAACACTGGCTCGAAAGCAAAAGAAACGGAATTTCAATGAAAGAAGTGTTGCAAAATGTGTTAGGGCGAACCTATACGATGAAAGCAAAATCTGTCATCAAGAAAATGAATCAAGCTGAGGCATTTTTAGAGGTCGTTTTTAAGGACTTTGAATATCCCTTGTATTATCCCATCGAGATGCCGATAACGTCACTATATCAAGTGATAGCGGAAGTGTTCTATAGCAATGATTGGCATTACTATGAAATTGAACAAACAAAGGTCAGCAGAGAAGACACAGTCATCGATTGCGGAGCAGGTGAAGGCCTATTCAGCTTATTGGTGGCGAGAAGATGTTCCAAAGTCTATGCAATAGAGCCATTACCACGATTTGTTCAAGCTATGAAATTGAGCTTTTCGAAATTTAGCAATGCGAACATTATTCCCTGTGCGTTGGCAGATTACGAAGGCGAAGGGAAATTGTCTCAAATGAGTATTTCATCTTCATTAGCAATGCTTGGAGACAATACAATAACGATAAGAATCAATACTGTAGATAACCTCTTCTTTGAAAAAGGCATTAAGGTAGATTACATAAAAGCAGACGTGGAAGGTTATGAACTGGAAATGCTCCGAGGCGCCTCTAACACGATAAAATCATTTGATCCGAAGATAGCAATAACCACCTATCATAGAGATGAACATGCGAAAGAAATCTCCAGATTTTTGAAAGGTATCAATCCGAACTACAAAATTAAGCTTAAAGGATTGCACGCCCGTGGTACATATGTTGTGCTTCATGCCTGGATTGGTTAA
- a CDS encoding glycosyltransferase: protein MRLAILYSHLREFGGTEGVILKQAELLRSHGHEASCHFAYIDKRLVKGFTNYACAPKVESYFKFPVPNIEIFRIVSSIPLAPLTLNTFRNMDVLICHGYGPATWIGFVTKKIKGLKYVSYIHSLPRFLHLSTKMKELWRFNRTRHTLYSISRVGGQISRKLDVLGVTNSDAVLVNSAFTARRVKATYELEPVVCYPPIDTNVFKPVHDQIIHKTRSRFGSPLILSSGRIIPIKRWEWLLEVIAYVKRTFPSAALAITGKTTRENTSYVQKLVELATSLGVRENVKFLGFLPLDELVKLYNAADIYAYPVPSEDFGLGPPEAMACGTPAVVWDDGAGPCETVINGKTGFRARPYDIEDFAEKIMKVLDMDKLTVSKLCSEFVQKNFSCEKHLKLLEKAIGYL, encoded by the coding sequence TTGAGACTTGCAATTCTCTACAGTCATCTAAGAGAATTTGGCGGAACTGAAGGTGTAATTCTAAAACAAGCTGAACTACTTCGTAGTCATGGACATGAAGCTTCATGTCATTTCGCCTACATAGATAAACGTTTAGTTAAAGGTTTTACGAATTACGCGTGCGCGCCTAAAGTAGAAAGCTACTTCAAGTTTCCCGTCCCGAACATCGAAATATTTAGAATAGTTTCTTCTATACCATTAGCGCCATTAACGCTTAACACTTTCAGAAACATGGATGTGCTAATTTGCCACGGTTACGGGCCCGCAACCTGGATTGGGTTTGTCACGAAGAAGATTAAGGGCTTAAAATATGTTAGTTATATTCACTCACTGCCACGTTTTCTGCATCTTAGCACAAAAATGAAAGAGCTCTGGAGGTTCAATAGGACCCGTCACACTCTTTATTCAATAAGTAGAGTGGGTGGACAAATATCAAGGAAGCTAGATGTTCTAGGCGTGACAAATTCAGATGCCGTTTTGGTCAACAGCGCCTTCACGGCAAGACGTGTAAAAGCTACCTATGAGCTAGAACCAGTAGTTTGCTATCCGCCGATCGACACAAATGTGTTCAAACCTGTCCATGACCAGATTATTCACAAGACACGTTCAAGATTCGGTTCACCTCTAATTCTATCTTCGGGAAGAATCATTCCTATTAAGCGATGGGAATGGCTTTTAGAGGTTATAGCTTATGTGAAGAGGACATTTCCATCCGCAGCTTTGGCCATTACTGGTAAGACGACGAGAGAAAACACATCATACGTTCAAAAACTGGTTGAACTAGCAACATCTCTAGGCGTCAGAGAAAACGTGAAGTTTCTTGGCTTTTTGCCACTTGATGAACTTGTGAAGCTTTACAACGCGGCGGACATCTATGCTTATCCAGTTCCTAGTGAAGACTTCGGTTTAGGTCCCCCTGAAGCCATGGCTTGCGGAACGCCTGCAGTTGTATGGGATGATGGGGCGGGTCCGTGCGAAACCGTCATCAACGGGAAAACCGGGTTCAGAGCCAGACCCTACGACATTGAAGATTTCGCCGAAAAAATAATGAAAGTTTTAGACATGGATAAGCTGACAGTAAGCAAGCTTTGTTCTGAGTTTGTTCAAAAGAACTTTTCATGTGAAAAACATTTGAAGTTGCTAGAGAAAGCTATAGGGTATCTCTGA
- a CDS encoding glycosyltransferase family 2 protein has product MKCIVMLPCHNEAGNLERLIPSIHKALHAHMPYRIIAVNDGSTDGTGRILYKLSEKYPIIVAEHKHNCGLASAFRTGLNLAMKCASAEDLIVTMDADNTHDPEYILHLAEEAKRFEVVVSSRYAKGGRQLHVPIYRVILSRILNLSIRMLTRMPVKDATSGYRCYKASALRKVMRIFGKKFIESKGFEVSCEILLKTYWCSGSVSEVPNTLDYSKKIGRSKIKIIPTIFSYIILLGKVVLWKALGAPRLETCNSLQSSKRIWRN; this is encoded by the coding sequence ATGAAATGTATTGTAATGCTCCCTTGCCATAATGAAGCAGGAAACCTTGAAAGGTTAATTCCATCCATCCACAAAGCCCTACATGCCCATATGCCATACCGGATTATAGCCGTCAACGACGGCAGTACGGATGGGACCGGCAGAATTCTCTATAAGCTTTCGGAAAAATACCCAATTATTGTGGCAGAACATAAACACAACTGTGGCTTAGCTTCTGCTTTTCGAACAGGCTTGAACTTGGCAATGAAATGTGCCTCAGCCGAGGATTTAATCGTTACTATGGACGCAGACAATACGCATGACCCTGAATACATTTTACATTTAGCTGAGGAAGCTAAGAGGTTTGAAGTTGTAGTAAGTTCGCGTTATGCGAAGGGCGGTAGACAGCTTCACGTTCCTATTTATCGTGTAATATTGAGCAGAATACTTAATTTGTCTATCAGAATGCTTACGAGGATGCCTGTCAAAGATGCCACTAGCGGATATAGATGTTATAAAGCTTCAGCTCTAAGGAAAGTTATGCGAATCTTCGGAAAGAAATTTATTGAATCCAAAGGGTTTGAGGTTTCTTGCGAAATTCTGTTGAAAACGTACTGGTGCAGCGGGTCTGTCAGTGAGGTCCCCAACACTTTAGATTACAGCAAGAAAATTGGAAGAAGTAAGATAAAGATCATACCCACGATATTCAGTTATATTATACTTCTGGGGAAAGTAGTTTTGTGGAAAGCTTTAGGAGCACCCAGACTTGAGACTTGCAATTCTCTACAGTCATCTAAGAGAATTTGGCGGAACTGA